The genomic DNA GTTTCgccatgtctgtttacctctccATGTGTATTTCCAGTGGGTCGCGCGCCAGACGCGGCATACAAGCAGTTGCcgtactcaaaagaccaagattcctttcggatgaaacatgcgcagaacgcaaattaatgtttctttctatgggAATATTCCGTTGCGCGTTTATATTAcgagatattcgggttagaaaaggaataacccaggggtcttattcggatttttaaaaacccgaatatgagcatattcgggtttttgcgggtgtttacatggccgtacgcaaccgggttattgctaatattccggtTATGAAACTCTTTGGGCATTTTAGGTAACAGTGTTTATTTGTCAACTGTTGAAATCCCCTGAGGAGGTCTGATTTCCATTTGGTCTTCAAGCTGTCAGTCAAGTAAAAAGTCTGTAGTCTGTGATGGATGTTTGTAATTCTCTGGTCCAATATGTTTTCCTGCTTCACTATCTACAGTGTTCTTCACTTAATGACTCCTTTAAAGGATGTAAGCCTGAATTTTAAACTATTAAATCTAGATTAATGGTTAAACCCATTTGTCAAAGCCTTGTCATGTACTGAGATGAACATTTTCACTTTCAGAGTGTTGTCTTTAACTCCTGACTTGCCTTTACTTGTTTGCCTGCTAAAgtccaaaacacattttaaatagaCTTTGATCAATCAGACATGAGAAAGTAGGTTTAGAGTGGAGCACAAAATTCACAGTTACACATTcgctattattatttttgtttatttttctgtgccTCAGCTGCAGCCAAACATATTTAATGAGCTTCTTTACATTCTTAGTCATGAGACTTTCTCTTCTGTCTCAGTTTCTGTCTTCACTTCGCTGTAATTAAAAACCTGCGTAACAGGTAACTTCTATTTTTAGTTTGCTTTTCCTTTTGCTTAAGAGATTAAAGGTAGAAATTTGTTGAAAGCAGTTCATTTATTACAATCTCAACGTCCAATAGCTGAATGCATTGCAGCTTAAAGACAATCTGTTACAGTTCAGTTCAGAGGGAGGAACCAAAGAGGAAACTAAAAGCAAGCTTTACTTACTACTGAGAATCCAAACTtggaagagagaggaaaaaagtaGCTGAGGATAGCAGAAAACAATGGAACTAAGTACACAGATGATCTAGTAAATTAGTGGTGAGAATCAGCAGGTTCATACACTGAAGGAGTGATGAGGTAAATGTCTGAGTGGTTCTaaacagagacactgaggaCCTCTGGTGGCTGGAAGAAGTAATACAGAAACTCAACCAGACTAAATAAAtgacagataaaaacacaataatatgaggtttaaaatgaacatttgaaCCTTCTGTTGACTGTCATAACCTGTGAAGTTGACAAGATTGACAAGGCCTGTAACTAAATCATCCCTGTTATTCTCTCGTCATATGAAAAGTCAAGTTTCTCCTTCACTTATCTGTAAAGAATCACAGTTCAACATCTACAGAGAAACACtaaaacaacagaggacactCAGGCAGCATTCATGAAACTGTAGCTGGATGGAAACTGCAGATGGAatcacataaagacacaaatctGGATTATTGGAGAGTTTattgaaaagcaaaacaaaagtacaaaaggAATAATACTGATATGCAGCATAAGTGACAATGATCCACTAAGAAGTGAATGTAACTTcactatttaattttaaaatgttttgaaacaTAAAAAGATCATTGTCCTGAATTACCATCAGGAAATATGTTCAAGAACATTTAACAGTGTATTGATAAATGAAATATACCAAAAGAACTGTACAGTCCACTATTAAGCCACACATGAAATGATTTTGTAGAACAATAACATCGTTTCTTAATTAAGAAcaattttaaacataaaatgtaacTTTCTTAGATCTGCTTGGAATCAAAACAAGATCTTTATAGAATATTTAAACAAGAGGACAAAGATTTGCATTGATGTTTGtattctgtgtctgtgtgcagagaTACACTCCATCATTTTATATTCTTACTTCAAATATATTTCTTGTACATTCATTGATTTTCAGATGGAAATGTGTTTCTAACAGATTACTGACAAATCAGGATCATAACCACAGTGATGAAAAACTGCCTCCATcacttttctgtcctgtttgtcCACTGAGAGGACTGGAGTCAGTCCCAGCAGAGACGAGCTTCACTTTATCTCCAGCAGGAACACACAAAGACCAGTTACACTGACAACTGCAGGATGTTGAAACTCTGCAGTTTACATGTTTCTGGAAGCTGCTGATtgatttgcagcattttgtctTAATGTTTATGTCATTATATCACCAGACCCTCAGAGTTTACGTCTATGAAAAGGAGAATGCATgtaatgtgtctgtgtgtctataAATGTATATCTACATCTGTATTATCAATATTGATTATTGTTAGATTCATTGATCTACAGGGAAAAATCCCCAAACCAGAAATATCTAACAGTAAATATGATAAATGTGTTAATTCTCTGATTCATTGTGTTTGTATGAAGAACACTGAGATGCTTTCAGTGATTTTATATCATTTCAATGTTTTAATTCTCTGCAGACATTTGTCATCATGTTTTATCAGAAGAAATTCCACTTTTTAATTCAAAACTAAATGCATAAAACTACTGAGTATCACTATGTTTGATGACTCTTTAATTTTTCCttgaatttaaatcagaaaatatttctAACTCACTCCCCAACACTTCTTCTACCAGTTTATAATAATGATGAACATCCAATGAATTTCCAGTTTATGGAGGAGAATGTGGTGACACTGCTCCTTGTTTCACtgcaaaatgtgtttataaacctaaagaaagaaaaataaatgatagtTAAACCACATAATGACAGAATCATTTGGACCTTCAATATTTATGATTCAGACATTTTGTCAAGTATTCACCGACAACACCTTTTATATGTAAACACTACAAACATTTGTTCTAACTCAGTTCAAcaattttaataaaatgctgTCAATTTTTCTAAAggttaacatttcttttatatattttctattattttacttGTACTTATCTATTTCTCTTAATAATCTAATCTAACTTCATGTATAACAgcttcacattttctttgaagGAGTAACTGAActtaaatgtattgtttttttacaaCTACAATGTGTCACAGAAGTTTTAATGTTAGACTTTTACataacatgttttaaatcagCTTTGTTCAACTTATGAACCAACTCACTGAGTGCAGGGTTTTGTTTGTCATTCAGGCTTTTGGAAGCATTTCCTCCTGGACCTCTCTGTTCTCTACAGCTGTAAAGAGAGAAACACATTAACTCCCTCTGTGATCTGAATCAACACTGTgttttacaaacaaataaaactgatttttttttgcacaaaacacagaaatccaTTTAAATCTAGAATGAATCAGAGAAAACAGAATCCAAACAGGTTTTACTTACGAGATGGAGGACGCCTGACTGAAattacagcaaaataaaaacaatttcagTTGTTGCAGTTGAAAGTTGTTCTACATGATTCTTTTCCAATCACTTCTCCCTTACATTAAAACtatcagcccggtctcacggggattcgtgaaactgtcacggtgcgcacgaaaccgaaacaaaaactgacgtgacagtttcacgaatccccgtgagaccgtgttgaaaCTATACAGTAATTGTATTTTCATAAAGCTGTAGCTGTGAGCTTTGCAGCGataattttttgcattttactgtGCTGGGACTGAAGGttgatttcatttttgcaaagcAGATAAAGTCAAAACATTGAAAGAAAGCATGTTTGTTCTCTCACTCCTTATCTTCTCGTAAACAATGAATCCAACCACAGTGATGACAGCAAGAACAACAACCTGAGCAGCAACAAAGATGCGGATGGTCCTGGAGAGACGATTTACTGTCGagcaaacaacaataaacaaatcaCAACCTAAACATATGAAACAGGTGAGAACAGAAAAACTAATTTGACAGCTGACAGTCCCGTGAAATCAAGGTTTACTTTACAGATACTCTATGTTTGTGTTCCTGTTGATAATTTCTATTTTGTGTCCAACTAACACAAACATAATTAGAGACTCTGTactcatttcttctttcagctttgttgtctttgttgagCTGCAtgtctctgtgcttgtttctgtcccacatacactaccagtcaaaagtctagacacaccttctcattctaTGGTTTTGATTATTTCACACATTGTAGactaatactgaagacatctgAAATATACAAGAATACACATGGAACtatgttttaaacaaaaaaatgttaatcttcagtgttaatttaaaatgtagaaaataatgcaaatgaataaaaagcattgaatgagaaggtgtgtccaaacttttggtAGTGTGTATGTTATTAGCCCTGTAAATACACATCAAGAGAGCCTAAGATAGAAAACATACACTGTCTAATTCCTTCAATAAACCTCTCTTCTACAACTGTCCAATAGTTTTATAAATATTGTGGCTGTAAATTCAcactcatttgcacatttcggTATACTCttaaaaagataaacaaaataaaaataataatattactaTCACTCTTATATATCCTGTTGATTTTTTCtatattaaattttatattcttGTATCTGATTTCATCTTATTTAGtttcaatttaatttaatttaaatttccCTTTATACCCTATTATTCTGTGTTATCTTATTGTTTACCTCTTTATTGaatataaatgcagaaaaaacaacttAATTTTCCTCTGGGGATGAATAAAATCATCTAATTCTAATTTATTAACTGTGGTTACACACGaaaaagacctgaaagatcCTCGCACAATGTGTCTCTAAAAACCCGAAAATAAATGAGGCAGATGTTAAAGATAAAAGTAAACCAAATCTGTGTGTAATTGTTGAAACATTTTCCTCCCTTTACTTTTGAGGTTTCTGGGAGTTTGTAATAGATGTATTAGTGAAATACTGACATCAACcttaaaattacaaataaaaatcaatatgaaagaaatgaaccaaaagacaaagtgaggaaaaagaagTTCCATCCAAGACACATAAAAAGACATGAAGTGCAGAATTATTACAGGaaactaaatgtgtttttgtcaccttCATCACGTCTGATTTCAGTTTTACCTTCATTGGTTCTGATCAGTGATTTGTTCAGTTTGGTGATGATGTCGTCTTTGACACCAGACAGCTGAAACACACAGTCgtacttcttccagtcttcagcaGGGATTGATAAAATCTTAAGGTCAACACTCATCTGAAAGGTTTCATCATGGTTGGGGAGGATCTCTCCTTTGTCCACGTCCTCATGAAGCTCCTCTCCATCTTTCCTCCAGAACAAGTCGACTCTGTCGGGGTAGAAACCTGTAGCGTGGCAGGTGACCGGAGAGGAGGGAGTCTTCTGGAGGAGAGACACTGAGGGAAGATctggagagagaagaaaaaaaaaacttatagTTTCTGTATTAACTGAATACTAATgtcaacatttaaatttaatgtaGTTTAAATGGCACATTTAAATAAGGAAAAGGAAGAGATGGTACAGAAGAGGAGAAAGACAGATGAAGAAACCTGAGGAGGAGGTGACAGAAGATTAGAAAAGCTGtgaaaagacagtaaaaaagacagacagacaaggaggcagacaaaagaagacattaaAGTGGTGATAAATATTTAGGAGTGACAAAGATAACAGAGGGAGAAAAGGGACACAATGACAGAAATGCTGTAAACTGAGACAATGAATTGTTTCTTATAATGTGAAACTACATAAGACATTGAGGCAAATGGGCTTTTTTTCAAAGACATTAAATCAGGTCATGTGATTTTACCTTTTCTCATCAGAGACCTCCTCCCATAGTTCACATACTTCTTCAGCCACTTAGGACAAATCCGGGTGTGGTAGTCCTTCAAGTATGCTGTTCGAGCTTTGTTATTGTCCCACTTCTGCTTGGTGATGAAAGCCTGTTGCTTTGGAGCGATCCATGTCTCTGTATTCAGGTCCAATGATATGAAATCTTCTCCATCATAACCATACTGTCTGTAACCCTTAACCTCATTCATCTCATCATCCCATTCACAGCCGTACATCACCTGGTAAATATGGACACCTGAGAGGCACAAAGATCGCAGCACACTCTTCTGTTAACAGTTTACATCACATatttaccacaaagacacactgatTAACACATTTCTAACCACTTAATCTACATCTGCTGCTATTGGCCTCTTACAGATAATCATCATCCAAACTGGGTGAACATCTCAGACTGAGACAGAGAGCAGACTACTGAAGAACAGTCTCCACCACAGACACCACTGTCTCCACGAACACAGAGTTTATATCCACTATCAGAATTAAAGTTCCACCTTGAACAGATATTAAGTAAATGTCAGTACACTGATACACTGACATCTCTTACAAAATTAATGCAGGACTTTGTTTTTGACAGTGTTGTTACTGTGACAATATCTTATTCAAGAAAAGAGTTGACATACTTCTTCTGCCCTCAACACCAACATTCAGACAGAGCAAGGTTGAACATAAAGACAGAGTTTGTCTGCAGTCATAAAACCACCAaatcctgctgctctgtgcttTGAAAGTGAAGCTGAAATTTTGATCAACTGTACAGACGGTGCTCATAATTTCGTACTAAATTATGAACGCAGTCAGTTAAACAAACAGCTTGATAATATCTACTTTTAACCATTAACCCATGTTTGTATCATTTAGTTAACTCAGTGATGTGTATGCTAGCAGACGTAACATGTGGATAGTAAGGGATGAACTATAAGCTCAGCAGTCAAACTGAGTGTTTCTCTGCTGATGAGATGATTCTTTGCTGAATGTTTGGACAGATCAACTGTTGTTAAGTTTATTAATACGTTTGAACATTTACTAGTCACCTGTGTGTGCTGCAGGTTAGTGACAGAGCTGCTCCACCACTCACATACAAGGTGTATTTATCGCTAAAGCTCATTGATGAGTGagtgaattgaattaaatttccctatgggattaataaaggcatGGTATTGTATTGTGTACACTGTTCATGGAttaataaattcaattaaaaatagGGAAATTATCATAAACCTCCACATTTGTTGAAGCGTTGCTTTAGTCTTTCAATGTTGTCTTTGAAGGTCTGCTCTTGACCCATAAATATGTTACTGCTCCTCTTGAAGTACTCTGGATCATCATCAATGACTTTCTTCATCCAGTCCTGCTTGGGCACTGCTGTCCTGGTGTTGCTGTCATAGTGAATGATCTGAACATCATCAACCATTCCAACAACCACAACCTCTGGAAAGTTTGGGACTTGAGAGGATGCAACGTAGAAATACTTCAGAGAGTGAGTCACTGTAAGAAAAAGTTAATGTTGTTTTGAGAatgacagttttaaaatcactgaacaATCAGTATATCTGATAGGTTTGTTTGgaagaaaaaatacacataatcaaacacaacatttcatcaattaaatatttaagtTATGGCTGTCATTGTCAGGGCCCCTGTCTGCCCCCTCTTCCTGCCATTtgttcctctgtgtgtttttgcctCTCGCCTCTTGCTGGTAATCAGCACGGATGGAGAGCAGCTGCtggaccacagactgtatataaagatggacgtagcacctggctccaaaaatgaaaccAATACAGAAGTGTCacaaacttgcaatatcacaccatCCGCGatgggctggctccaaaaagctctgGCTTCATAGACCTCAATTCATCACAGGAAAAACTAGAATTTAATAGGCTGCTTTTCTatggctcaggattttttttcgtTAGTTTTTGTGGTCAAAACAAGAGAGCAGGTGGCcaatctgaaaataaatcaacattGAATTTTATACAGAGTGTGAAAGTTTTGCGAGGTCAGGGTCGGGGTTACTTGACTGACAGTctggtctggaatgattgacaggttgTCTGGAAGAGGCAGCCTCGACTCTGCTCTCCTCGTTCAGATTAATTCTGATATAATGACTGTTAatttatcggtggagcagcagaatcTTTTTCACAGgcagtttttctgcctgttggcttgttttaaccagtttacTCTGATAGTTCGGTAAGTAAATGCTTATTTTCTTATCTCtgccgcttttaatgcactttatatgcaactttagtgtcagatataatgtgtgccatgcactccagatgttgatggagtttatttctgtgtgtgttgaccagagaaaagagttagcatccagtaaatattagcttgaATGTAAATTAgcgatgctaaccgagctagtCAATCAGCTgtagcctgattaaagctaaaaaaaacaaaaagcaaaatacatttcttttttcttgtgttaTCTCAGAGAAAAGTCAAACTCCAGTATAGTTTTCAGTTAAAGGAGACTTATATTGTTCATTACTTGTCGCGTACAGTTCTCATGACACTATTTGTTAGACTCTgagttttcattttactttcaaTACTCAACAAATTCTGCAAACCTTTTTTTGCCTCATTGCTGTTTATATTATGGCAAGTGTTCTCTCTGTCTTGTAGTGTAAACCAAAAAAAGCTTAAATTTTCACCTCTTATGCATGAAAAATACACTCAATGGCcaaattattaatttttaataATTGCATGTTAACACAAGTAGCTGATCAGTCAATCACATGGCAGCAACTCAATGCATTCAGGCATGTAGACATGGTCAAAACAACTAGCTTAAGTTCAACCTGAACATCagaaaggggatttaagtgGCATTAAACATAGCACGGTTGTTAATGCCAGATGAGCTGATCtgagtatttcacaaactgaTCTACTGGAATTTTCACACTCAACCATCTCTAGGGGTGACAAAGAATGGtctaaaaaagagaaaatgttcagTGAGTGGCGGTTGTGTGGACCAAAAtgtcttgttgatgtgagaggtcagaggagaatgggcagactggttggagatgatagaaaagTGACACTcactcaaataaccactcgttaCAACCGtggaatgcagaataccatctctgaaccaCAATGTGTCCAACCTTTAAGAAGATggtctgcagcagcagaagatcACACCaggtgccactcctgtcagctaagaacataaaactgaggctacaattcacACAGACTCACCGGCAATAGAAAaatagaagattggaaaaacattgcctggtctgatgagtctccatttcagctaCAACATTCAGACGGTCAGAATTTGTcgtaaatgacatgaaaacatggatccatccccGCCTTTTATCAATGATTCAGGCTGCTGGTGGTATAGTGGTGTGGGGGAtgttttcttggcacactttgggtCCCTTAGTACTAATTGAGCACGGTTTAAActccacagcctacctgagtattgttgctaaccatcTCCATACCTTcatgaccacagtggaccatcttctgatggatactttcagcaggataatgctccataTTACAAAGCTCAAATAATCTCAAACTgatttcttgaacatgacaatgagttcactgtactccaacGGCCTCTACAGTCACCAGATCTTAATCCaatagaacctttgggatgtaGCGGAACAGGAGATTGGCATCATGCAGGTGCagctgacaaatctgcagcagctatcatgtcaatatgaaCCAAAATctgtgaggaatgtttccagcaCCTTATTGAAAGTATGACATGAAGAATTAAAGCAGATCTGACGGCAAAGTGGATCCAACCTTTTACTTgtcaggtgtacctaataaagtggccagcgAGTGTaccgcattttttttttagaaaactttATGTAGTAATGTCTAAATTTCGATTCATATGATAAAATACTGGCAGATATTttatgaatttaaattgtaacATTCCCTCCACCATGAGCTGatctttatttcctgtttttcatgaaaaccgATTAATAACAAATTCTTAAAATTATTGTCCATTTCAGACTGTACAGTTTAAATGCAGGTAGATCATATTTCTGTAAAGATTCcatagtttgtttgtttgcttttattgtgacttaaaACACAAACTAAGCAAGAAGTTTAACAATCATCTCGTGAGTTGTCTCTAGTGGACAAACTAATGaggatgctgttttttttaaataactcaaacctattttaatatttctgttcTGTAATTTCTTATTACTGATCAGTCATCATACATATTTATACTAATATATCGAAGCAGAACTAATATCAGCATATACAGTATACTGGTGATCATTTTTCCATCTGATTTTACTAAAAGCATTTTATTATACTTACAGTTAATGCTGTAACTTTAattataatgtaaatagaacaaagaataaaaactgTAGAAGTCTCAGAGGAACAGCTTAAAATGGCTtacatatttttcagttttatgaaATATATTGTATACAAACAACTTAATATTCAAGTCCAGCAGCTTATAATTCTCCGTGTGTGCTcctaaatgataaaatattcaCACACATCAGCAATGATAAGAGATCATGTCCCAACAAAGCAGGAGGCAGTTTTGGCAtgtaataataacataaaaacaacaccatTACAAACATGTAGCTCCACTGAAGATAAATTGAAAGATACTTTgtcacatttaaacatttcaatGAGGTGTAGTGATGaggtttttaaatgtgttaattccaaTTAATGAATGTTTCTGCAATAGGTTTACCACTATTATTACTATAATAATGACTTTACACTGATTTTACTTCCTGAATCTTggttgtttatttaaaatagaGGTTCAGAAgcagttttaataaaaataaaataaatttttaaatatttttttgtagaGATACTTTGTCGAAAATTGTCTTTTTGCAGCTTATTAGGAAACTGGGTTAGAGCATATGGTCAGCCAAAATACTGCACCGCTGGTGAGCACAGAGATATGACCTGCTCTTTTCTCAGCCAAAATTCTTTTTTCATCATCATAAAGTTTCTCAGGACCTTTACACACCGACTCATGTCCTCCTCAGAACATATTGATATTCAGTCTTATTCAGGACGCCGTATGACACATAGAAatcctggttgttgtgttatCCCTCTTTTATGCTAGTTATAGTAttaccagcaggagacaattgagggctccagtgattttggtgactgtacagtgtgtaagtgtgaagttattgaattttactactcataaaataaaaataaaaattccttaaaattcacattttcaatttagcagcaaacaaaaagttttagtatgaccagcaggagcccATTGATGGCgacagtgattttggtggctctacagtgtataagagtgaagttattgaatatttgtgtagtgtctcttttcgctgttgcagcggttttgctatttgcagacggtccctgttcactcgtcgCACCGCCAGCTGCGCATAGACatcaatgttatttctgcagcttgaaagacagcgacttttgatataACTGGCCTTGTAGCACTTTGTCTagcttacaacgatttgaaataggcatcgtttatgttttgacaacgtatatctcatgagttattgatgtcggaagtccgaatctgtgaatatctttccaaatTCACCCAACTCCTATCCACTtgaaaacaagttttttttgttttttgtttttttaaattggacTTCTGAATAGCGGCTTTTCGATATAAACGTAAAGTTTCTCTCTGAGGGCTAAACTGTCAAGAAGCAAGTCCTTTCAGTCCTGAGtcccggtgttcaagattaactgttGTTCCGATCAACTTGTGATAGCAgggtttctgagacagatgttcTGTAGGCGTGGCTTTTCAGGACCCCTTACCTACtgaccaggaaataaacaatgggACAACTTCGTCTATAAAACgagatttctgctgttctaTACATTTCGGTCTtgacaaaataactgaaaataaagGCGTTCTCATTTCAAAAGTCATGCGCTGTCAGgctacatgaaagaaaaactacgTAAACGCGGTTTGGACGAGTGGAGCTGCGATCAGTGTTTACTGCAGTTTACTGTTTACTCCTGtcaaagcagcagacaggagaccagCACACGGTGTACACGTCATTTAACAAGACGTTCACCAAGCCGGGCGATAACAGAATGCCGAAGTGTTGCAGTATAACGTTAATATATTGATGCAGTATTGGCAGGTTTAGATCACATTGTAGCTacactgtcttatttaaataacacaaacgtcAAAATTTGACCGAAACAGCCCAGCAGTATTTAACttattggatttgaaatgcagcaatttGGCAAAATTCACAGGATATTcatgttcaaaccagcagcagaactgtGTTGTGTCATACTACTCTAAACTGACATGTCACTGAGAAGACACCAATTCCTTTCAGCATATCACATATACTGGGCACTGACTGAACAGGAGATCTATAAACAGGAAGATAAACCCAACGCAGCGGCCACGGTTCAACTCCAGCTCACGGCTTTCTGCTGAAGGTTTTCTCCctacttttctgtctgtctctctacttacctgtcaaatagagctaataaaaaggaaaaaaataacatttattcacagctattggta from Acanthochromis polyacanthus isolate Apoly-LR-REF ecotype Palm Island chromosome 11, KAUST_Apoly_ChrSc, whole genome shotgun sequence includes the following:
- the LOC110969886 gene encoding major histocompatibility complex class I-related gene protein-like isoform X1; protein product: MKILILVFLVGICRVTTVTHSLKYFYVASSQVPNFPEVVVVGMVDDVQIIHYDSNTRTAVPKQDWMKKVIDDDPEYFKRSSNIFMGQEQTFKDNIERLKQRFNKCGGVHIYQVMYGCEWDDEMNEVKGYRQYGYDGEDFISLDLNTETWIAPKQQAFITKQKWDNNKARTAYLKDYHTRICPKWLKKYVNYGRRSLMRKDLPSVSLLQKTPSSPVTCHATGFYPDRVDLFWRKDGEELHEDVDKGEILPNHDETFQMSVDLKILSIPAEDWKKYDCVFQLSGVKDDIITKLNKSLIRTNEVNRLSRTIRIFVAAQVVVLAVITVVGFIVYEKIRIRRPPSPVENREVQEEMLPKA
- the LOC110969886 gene encoding major histocompatibility complex class I-related gene protein-like isoform X3, with protein sequence MKILILVFLVGICRVTTVTHSLKYFYVASSQVPNFPEVVVVGMVDDVQIIHYDSNTRTAVPKQDWMKKVIDDDPEYFKRSSNIFMGQEQTFKDNIERLKQRFNKCGGVHIYQVMYGCEWDDEMNEVKGYRQYGYDGEDFISLDLNTETWIAPKQQAFITKQKWDNNKARTAYLKDYHTRICPKWLKKYVNYGRRSLMRKDLPSVSLLQKTPSSPVTCHATGFYPDRADLFWRKDGEELYEDVDKGEILPNHDGTFQMSVDLKISSIAAEDWKKYDCVFQMSGVKDDIITKLDKSVIRTNQGKPSDMTIPIISATALILIALGGFIFHRRQAKCPPCSLDITSTNFEQINSD
- the LOC110969886 gene encoding major histocompatibility complex class I-related gene protein-like isoform X2, with amino-acid sequence MKILILVFLVGICRVTTVTHSLKYFYVASSQVPNFPEVVVVGMVDDVQIIHYDSNTRTAVPKQDWMKKVIDDDPEYFKRSSNIFMGQEQTFKDNIERLKQRFNKCGGVHIYQVMYGCEWDDEMNEVKGYRQYGYDGEDFISLDLNTETWIAPKQQAFITKQKWDNNKARTAYLKDYHTRICPKWLKKYVNYGRRSLMRKDLPSVSLLQKTSSSPVTCHATGFYPDRADLFWRKDGEELYEDVDKGEILPNHDGTFQMSVDLKISSIAAEDWKKYDCVFQMSGVKDDIITKLDKSVIRTNQGKPSDMTIPIISATALILIALGGFIFHRRQAKCPPCSLDITSTNFEQINSD